The following proteins are co-located in the Streptomyces sp. NBC_01198 genome:
- a CDS encoding DsbA family protein, translating into MSERNRDGKRSAREALQEQRAREQARARHKRTLVVAGAVVGVLAVGAVIGVVVADNNDSTDSSATGTPAAAPTGAAGKDDLVIPVGAADAPSTLTIYEDFRCPACDAFEKQFTPTIHTLEDSGQIRTEYHLVTLIDGNLGGSGSLNAGNAAACAQDAGKFRAYHDVLYSNQPDEQNDEFSDKKTLLTLAGKVPGLKTAAFTACVNNGTHDSWVKKSNAAFGNSGFNATPTILLNGKSIFGQNPALTPDSLQQMVSAANKGKQPGKVTATPS; encoded by the coding sequence GTGAGTGAACGCAACCGAGACGGAAAGCGCAGCGCCCGCGAGGCCCTGCAGGAACAGCGTGCCAGGGAGCAGGCCCGGGCCAGGCACAAGCGGACGCTGGTGGTGGCCGGCGCGGTGGTGGGCGTCCTCGCCGTGGGCGCCGTGATCGGCGTGGTGGTCGCCGACAACAACGACAGCACCGACAGCAGCGCCACCGGCACCCCGGCCGCGGCACCCACCGGCGCCGCCGGCAAGGACGACCTGGTGATCCCGGTGGGCGCGGCCGACGCGCCCTCGACGCTCACCATCTACGAGGACTTCCGCTGCCCGGCGTGCGACGCGTTCGAGAAGCAGTTCACCCCGACGATCCACACCCTGGAGGACAGCGGGCAGATCAGGACCGAATACCACCTGGTCACGCTGATCGACGGCAACCTGGGCGGCAGCGGCTCGCTGAACGCCGGCAATGCCGCCGCCTGTGCCCAGGACGCCGGGAAATTCCGCGCCTACCACGACGTCCTCTACAGCAACCAGCCCGACGAGCAGAACGACGAATTCTCCGACAAGAAGACCCTGCTCACCCTCGCCGGCAAGGTCCCCGGCCTGAAAACGGCCGCCTTCACCGCCTGTGTGAACAACGGCACCCACGACTCCTGGGTGAAGAAGTCCAACGCCGCCTTCGGCAATTCCGGCTTCAACGCGACACCGACGATCCTGCTGAACGGCAAGAGCATCTTCGGGCAGAATCCCGCGCTCACCCCGGACAGCCTCCAGCAGATGGTCAGCGCCGCGAACAAGGGCAAGCAGCCGGGGAAGGTCACCGCCACGCCGTCCTGA